One Streptomyces mobaraensis NBRC 13819 = DSM 40847 DNA segment encodes these proteins:
- a CDS encoding Rossmann-like and DUF2520 domain-containing protein encodes MNAQPTPDRPSPQDRPARLTVGVVGAGRVGPALAASLQLAGHRPVAVSGVSDASLRRAAEILPGVPVVPPAEVLARAELVLLTVPDDVLPGLVAGLAETGAVRPGQLLAHTSGRHGAAVLDPATRAGALPLALHPAMTFTGTPVDVQRLAGCSFGVTAPEELRLAAEALVIEMGGEPEWIDEAARPLYHAALAIGANHLVTLVAQAMELLSAAGVGNPSRMLGPLLGAALDNALRSGDAALTGPVARGDAGTVAAHVTELRRHAPQAVAGYLAMARTTADRALAHGLLKPELAEDLLGVLADEANAAGGTGGAGGTNGPDGTAGSGPVDGGEQ; translated from the coding sequence GTGAACGCACAACCAACCCCCGACCGGCCGAGCCCGCAGGACCGGCCCGCCCGCCTGACGGTCGGCGTCGTCGGCGCGGGCCGGGTGGGCCCCGCCCTCGCCGCGTCGCTCCAGCTCGCCGGGCACCGTCCCGTCGCCGTCTCGGGCGTCTCCGACGCCTCGCTGCGGCGCGCGGCCGAGATCCTGCCGGGCGTCCCGGTCGTCCCGCCCGCCGAGGTGCTGGCGCGGGCCGAACTGGTCCTGCTCACCGTCCCGGACGACGTCCTCCCGGGGCTCGTCGCCGGGCTGGCCGAGACCGGGGCCGTCCGCCCCGGACAGCTGCTCGCGCACACCTCGGGACGGCACGGCGCGGCCGTGCTCGACCCCGCGACCAGGGCGGGAGCCCTGCCGCTCGCCCTGCATCCCGCGATGACCTTCACCGGTACGCCGGTGGACGTCCAGCGGCTGGCCGGCTGCTCGTTCGGCGTCACCGCTCCCGAGGAGCTGCGGCTCGCCGCCGAGGCGCTGGTGATCGAGATGGGCGGCGAGCCGGAGTGGATCGACGAGGCCGCCCGGCCGCTGTACCACGCGGCCCTGGCCATCGGCGCGAACCACCTGGTCACCCTGGTGGCCCAGGCCATGGAGCTGCTGTCCGCGGCCGGCGTCGGCAACCCGTCCCGGATGCTCGGCCCGCTGCTCGGCGCGGCCCTCGACAACGCCCTCCGCAGCGGTGACGCCGCGCTGACCGGCCCGGTCGCACGCGGTGACGCGGGCACCGTGGCCGCCCACGTCACGGAGTTGCGCCGGCACGCGCCGCAGGCGGTCGCCGGGTATCTGGCGATGGCCAGAACGACCGCGGACCGCGCTCTCGCGCACGGCCTGCTCAAGCCGGAGCTGGCGGAAGACCTGCTCGGCGTCCTCGCCGACGAGGCGAACGCGGCGGGCGGCACGGGTGGGGCAGGCGGGACGAACGGCCCGGACGGAACGGCCGGTTCCGGCCCGGTGGACGGAGGAGAGCAGTGA
- the panC gene encoding pantoate--beta-alanine ligase, whose amino-acid sequence MGTIRLVRDTAELQALPRDPAARRAVVMTMGALHEGHATLIREARRLAGPDGQVVVTVFVNPLQFGPNEDLDRYPRTLDADVALAAESGADAVFAPSVAEVYPGGEPEVRISAGPMGERLEGAHRPGHFDGVLTVVAKLLHLSRPDTALFGQKDAQQLAMIRRMVRDLNFPVEIVGVPTVREADGLALSSRNRYLSAADRTSALALSRALSAAADAADRGPSAVREAARAVLDGAATLEPPVVLDYLALVDPADFTEVPAGFTGEAVLAVAARVGTTRLIDNIVLDFTLGERS is encoded by the coding sequence ATGGGGACCATCCGGCTCGTACGGGACACCGCGGAGCTCCAGGCCCTCCCGCGCGACCCCGCGGCCCGCCGCGCCGTCGTCATGACCATGGGCGCCCTCCACGAGGGCCACGCCACCCTGATCCGCGAGGCCCGCCGGCTCGCCGGGCCCGACGGCCAGGTCGTCGTCACGGTCTTCGTCAACCCGCTCCAGTTCGGCCCGAACGAGGACCTGGACCGCTACCCCCGCACGCTCGACGCCGACGTCGCGCTCGCCGCCGAGTCGGGCGCGGACGCCGTGTTCGCGCCTTCCGTCGCCGAGGTCTACCCGGGCGGCGAGCCCGAGGTGCGGATCAGCGCCGGGCCCATGGGCGAACGCCTCGAAGGCGCCCACCGCCCGGGCCACTTCGACGGCGTGCTGACGGTCGTCGCCAAGCTGCTGCACCTCAGCCGGCCGGACACCGCCCTCTTCGGGCAGAAGGACGCCCAGCAGCTCGCGATGATCCGCCGCATGGTCCGGGACCTCAACTTCCCGGTGGAGATCGTCGGCGTGCCGACCGTCCGCGAGGCCGACGGTCTGGCCCTGTCCAGCCGCAACCGCTACCTCTCGGCCGCCGACCGGACCTCCGCCCTGGCCCTTTCGCGGGCCCTGTCCGCCGCGGCCGACGCCGCCGACCGCGGCCCGTCCGCCGTCCGCGAGGCCGCCCGCGCGGTCCTGGACGGCGCGGCGACCCTGGAGCCCCCGGTCGTCCTCGACTACCTGGCGCTCGTCGATCCGGCCGACTTCACCGAGGTGCCCGCCGGCTTCACGGGCGAGGCGGTCCTCGCGGTCGCCGCCCGGGTCGGCACCACCCGCCTCATCGACAACATCGTGCTGGACTTCACCCTGGGGGAACGGTCATGA